From the Polynucleobacter sp. MWH-UH35A genome, one window contains:
- a CDS encoding peptidase, whose protein sequence is MTYCVGLCLKDGLVFLSDTRTNAGVDQIGTFRKMTLFQEKDRFFTLMSAGNLAITQAVKEILLQGQFLNGKNLWTAENSHDAAVVIGDAIKQVYERDHEALEKAGIDFNCNLIFGGQVKGERPRLFNIYSAGNFIEATPETCYFQIGESKYGKPILDRVLNFNTSLNLATKCALISMDSTLNSNISVGLPLDLLVYEKNSLRADKLVTMDESNPYFQMIHQLWGEKLRAAFNSISEPSWSGAHKSSAISAPAKKMGAVPINHRPPKARPAKTVASSKPTMPRKPLKKVPVKKVATKKK, encoded by the coding sequence ATGACGTATTGTGTTGGGCTTTGCCTTAAAGATGGTCTTGTGTTTTTATCTGACACCCGCACCAATGCCGGTGTAGATCAAATCGGCACTTTCAGAAAAATGACCTTATTTCAAGAAAAGGATCGTTTTTTCACCCTAATGAGCGCTGGTAATCTAGCCATTACTCAAGCTGTTAAAGAAATTCTGCTCCAAGGTCAATTTCTCAACGGCAAAAACCTTTGGACCGCTGAAAATTCGCATGATGCCGCCGTAGTAATTGGTGATGCCATCAAACAGGTTTACGAACGTGACCACGAGGCACTAGAAAAAGCCGGAATCGACTTCAACTGCAATCTGATCTTTGGTGGACAAGTAAAAGGCGAAAGACCTCGCCTCTTTAATATCTACTCAGCTGGCAACTTTATTGAAGCCACGCCCGAAACTTGTTACTTCCAAATCGGTGAATCCAAATACGGTAAACCTATTCTAGATAGAGTGTTGAACTTCAACACCTCCCTCAACCTAGCTACCAAGTGCGCTTTGATCTCCATGGATTCCACATTAAACAGTAATATTTCTGTAGGGCTGCCGCTGGACTTGCTTGTTTATGAAAAGAATTCATTGCGAGCCGACAAACTAGTCACTATGGATGAATCCAATCCTTACTTCCAAATGATCCATCAGTTATGGGGGGAAAAATTACGCGCTGCATTTAACTCCATCTCGGAACCAAGCTGGAGCGGAGCCCATAAATCCAGCGCTATTTCAGCACCGGCCAAAAAGATGGGAGCTGTCCCGATCAATCATCGGCCACCAAAAGCGAGACCCGCAAAAACAGTTGCATCATCAAAACCAACAATGCCTAGAAAACCATTAAAGAAGGTGCCTGTCAAAAAAGTAGCGACTAAGAAAAAGTAA
- the ppsA gene encoding phosphoenolpyruvate synthase, which produces MSNQQQQNSSMADAYVLPFEQLRMTDVESVGGKNASLGEMISQLASTGVRVPTGFATTALAFRDFLKHNNLTERIQQRLEGLNIDDVRALAQAGAEIRNWIETAPFQPKLEEEIRKAFAVLDDSGKGSFAVRSSATAEDLPDASFAGQQETFLNVEGIDDVLKKIREVFASLYNDRAISYRVHKGFAHAEVALSAGIQRMVRSDLGAAGVMFTLDTESGFEDVVFITSSYGLGETVVQGAVNPDEFYVFKTTLAQDKKAIIRRSLGSKLIQMQFAPKGSAEKVQTVDVSPEKRNRFSLEDADITELAKYAVIIEKHYGRPMDIEWGKDGQDGRIYILQARPETVKSQAAGQVEMRYKLKGSSKVLAKGRAIGQKIGAGPVRIIRDPSEMDRVQPGDVLVADMTDPNWEPVMKRASAIVTNRGGRTCHAAIIARELGVPAVVGCGDATENLQDGMMVTVSCAEGDEGHIYDGLIETEVTEVSRGALPEIPVKITMNIGNPQLAFDFCQIPNAGVGLARLEFIINNYIGVHPRAVLEYPNIDPDLKRAVESVARGYASPRQFYEDKLVEGVATIAAAFYPKPVIVRLSDFKSNEYKKLIGGSRYEPDEENPMLGFRGASRYVSEDFGEAFALECAAMRRVREDMGLDNVEIMVPFVRTINQAKRVIDMMEKFGLKRGVNGLRLIMMCEIPSNAILADQFLEYFDGFSIGSNDMTQLTLGLDRDSGMELLAIDFDERDPAVEFMIARSIDACRKQNKYVGICGQGPSDHPDFARWLVEKGITSISLNPDSVVATWEMLGKSLKA; this is translated from the coding sequence ATGTCCAACCAACAGCAACAAAATAGCAGTATGGCTGATGCCTATGTTTTGCCTTTTGAGCAACTTCGTATGACGGATGTTGAATCCGTCGGCGGAAAAAATGCTTCATTAGGGGAAATGATTTCTCAGTTAGCGTCCACGGGCGTTCGTGTTCCCACTGGATTTGCAACCACTGCATTGGCTTTCCGTGATTTTCTGAAACACAATAATCTGACTGAGCGTATTCAGCAGCGTTTGGAAGGCTTGAATATTGATGATGTGCGTGCATTGGCTCAAGCAGGCGCAGAGATTCGTAACTGGATCGAAACAGCGCCATTTCAGCCTAAGCTGGAAGAAGAAATTCGTAAAGCTTTTGCAGTGTTGGACGATTCTGGTAAAGGCTCATTTGCCGTGCGTTCTTCAGCTACTGCTGAAGACTTGCCAGATGCCTCTTTTGCTGGTCAGCAAGAAACTTTCTTGAATGTCGAAGGTATTGATGATGTTTTGAAGAAGATTCGTGAAGTATTTGCCTCTCTCTATAACGATCGCGCCATCTCCTATCGTGTTCATAAGGGCTTTGCCCACGCTGAAGTGGCCTTATCAGCTGGTATCCAGCGTATGGTGCGTTCGGACTTGGGTGCTGCTGGCGTGATGTTTACCTTGGACACAGAGTCTGGATTTGAGGACGTGGTTTTCATCACCTCTAGCTATGGCTTGGGTGAGACTGTTGTGCAAGGCGCAGTGAATCCCGATGAGTTTTATGTTTTCAAAACTACCTTAGCCCAGGATAAGAAGGCAATCATTCGTCGCTCCTTGGGTTCTAAGTTAATTCAGATGCAATTTGCCCCTAAAGGCTCTGCAGAAAAAGTGCAGACAGTTGATGTGTCTCCAGAGAAACGCAATCGTTTCTCATTGGAAGATGCAGATATCACCGAGTTGGCTAAATATGCAGTGATCATTGAGAAACACTACGGTCGTCCAATGGATATCGAGTGGGGCAAGGATGGTCAAGACGGTCGCATCTATATTCTTCAGGCGCGCCCTGAGACTGTGAAAAGCCAGGCAGCTGGTCAAGTAGAAATGCGCTACAAGCTAAAAGGTAGCTCTAAGGTGTTGGCGAAGGGTCGTGCGATCGGTCAAAAGATTGGCGCTGGTCCTGTGCGCATTATTCGTGACCCAAGCGAGATGGATCGTGTGCAGCCAGGTGACGTATTGGTTGCCGATATGACCGATCCAAATTGGGAGCCAGTGATGAAGCGCGCTTCTGCGATTGTGACTAATCGTGGTGGACGCACTTGTCATGCAGCAATCATTGCCCGTGAGCTAGGTGTTCCTGCAGTGGTTGGTTGCGGTGATGCTACTGAGAATTTGCAAGATGGCATGATGGTCACAGTTTCTTGTGCAGAAGGTGACGAAGGTCACATTTATGACGGCTTGATCGAAACTGAGGTCACTGAAGTATCACGTGGTGCTCTGCCAGAGATTCCTGTGAAGATCACTATGAATATCGGCAATCCTCAGCTGGCATTTGATTTTTGCCAAATTCCAAATGCGGGTGTTGGCTTAGCGCGTCTTGAGTTCATCATCAATAACTACATCGGCGTACATCCACGCGCTGTATTGGAATATCCAAATATTGATCCTGACCTAAAGCGTGCGGTGGAGAGTGTTGCCCGCGGCTACGCTAGCCCACGTCAGTTCTACGAAGATAAGTTGGTTGAAGGTGTAGCAACAATCGCTGCCGCTTTCTATCCAAAGCCAGTCATCGTACGTTTATCGGACTTCAAATCCAATGAATATAAGAAGTTAATTGGCGGATCACGTTACGAGCCAGATGAAGAAAATCCAATGCTAGGTTTCCGCGGCGCATCACGTTATGTTTCAGAGGATTTCGGTGAAGCATTTGCACTTGAGTGTGCAGCGATGAGGCGTGTACGTGAAGACATGGGTCTAGACAACGTTGAGATCATGGTTCCGTTTGTGCGCACCATCAATCAAGCGAAGCGTGTAATCGATATGATGGAGAAGTTTGGTCTCAAGCGTGGTGTTAATGGCTTACGCCTTATCATGATGTGTGAGATTCCATCCAATGCCATTCTGGCAGATCAGTTCCTTGAGTATTTTGACGGCTTCTCTATCGGCTCAAACGATATGACCCAATTAACCTTGGGTCTAGATCGTGACTCCGGTATGGAATTGCTCGCTATCGACTTTGACGAACGTGATCCAGCAGTAGAGTTCATGATTGCCCGATCTATTGATGCTTGCCGTAAGCAAAATAAGTATGTTGGCATTTGCGGACAAGGCCCTTCAGATCACCCAGACTTTGCTCGTTGGTTGGTTGAAAAAGGGATTACTTCAATATCACTGAACCCAGATAGTGTGGTTGCTACTTGGGAGATGTTGGGTAAGAGCTTAAAAGCCTAA
- a CDS encoding pyruvate, water dikinase regulatory protein — protein sequence MTNETRIVFIVSDGTGITAENFSQSILAQFEATFKHIRVPFVDSVDKAHDAVSSINQAANKYGVQPIVFTTLVNSELNAIVGKANGLILDMFQTFVAPLEAALGMKSTHAMNRLHHNADTEAYKNRIEAINYSLAHDDGQSNQNLAEADVILIGISRVGKTPTSLYLAMQYGLKAANYPLIPEDFERGQLPKDLVPYRQKIFGLMIDAERLSEIRNERRPGSNYAKLENCRYEINEATAMMKKQSIPWVLTTSKSIEEIATTVLQAIKSDKTILG from the coding sequence ATGACTAACGAAACCCGTATTGTTTTTATTGTTTCTGACGGCACCGGTATTACCGCCGAGAACTTCAGCCAGTCGATTTTGGCCCAATTTGAGGCCACTTTTAAGCATATTCGCGTACCTTTTGTGGATAGCGTTGACAAAGCCCATGATGCCGTTAGCAGCATCAACCAAGCAGCCAACAAATATGGGGTTCAGCCCATTGTTTTCACTACTTTGGTGAATTCTGAGCTTAACGCCATTGTTGGGAAAGCAAATGGCTTAATACTGGATATGTTCCAGACCTTCGTGGCCCCGCTCGAAGCTGCTTTGGGTATGAAATCCACCCATGCAATGAACCGTCTCCACCACAATGCGGATACCGAGGCCTATAAAAACCGTATTGAGGCGATCAACTATTCTTTGGCGCATGATGATGGCCAATCGAATCAAAACTTAGCGGAAGCCGATGTCATTCTGATTGGCATCTCTCGTGTTGGCAAAACACCAACCAGCCTCTACTTAGCAATGCAATACGGATTGAAGGCAGCCAACTATCCTCTGATTCCTGAAGACTTTGAACGCGGGCAACTACCGAAGGATTTGGTGCCATATCGCCAGAAGATCTTTGGACTGATGATTGATGCAGAACGCTTATCGGAGATCCGTAATGAACGCAGACCCGGTAGCAATTACGCCAAGCTAGAAAACTGCCGCTATGAAATTAACGAAGCTACGGCAATGATGAAAAAGCAATCGATTCCTTGGGTTCTCACAACCAGCAAATCGATTGAAGAAATCGCCACCACCGTACTGCAGGCAATAAAGTCCGATAAAACAATACTAGGGTAA
- a CDS encoding transglutaminase family protein, with translation MHLKIRHRTEYRYETPVRYSIQELRLTPQTVAGQQIDKWKISTPIKASNSVDTFGNLCSVFVQESPYTSMMIEAEGEVHTQDAFEFIDDAKAVSPYYLLQQTNLTESTEEMLEYFSYSLPKKNSVDQVLKLAEAVQGLIVYTPGQTNFATTAAQSFAMKTGVCQDHAHIMLSLCRASGVPARYVSGYFFAEESPNLASHAWIDFCSDIEKGIWTSVDITHACLIDSRHIRLAIGRDYYSAAPVKGVRSGGGGEELSANISIQQLS, from the coding sequence ATGCATCTTAAAATTCGCCATCGCACTGAGTACCGTTATGAGACACCTGTACGCTACTCCATTCAAGAGCTTAGACTAACACCGCAGACGGTTGCTGGACAGCAGATCGATAAATGGAAAATTAGCACTCCAATCAAAGCTTCCAATTCAGTAGATACATTTGGCAATCTTTGCAGCGTCTTTGTCCAAGAGAGCCCCTACACCTCAATGATGATTGAGGCTGAGGGTGAGGTTCATACTCAAGATGCCTTTGAGTTTATCGACGATGCCAAGGCAGTCTCGCCCTACTATCTTTTGCAGCAAACCAATTTAACCGAGTCAACAGAGGAGATGCTGGAATACTTCTCTTATAGTCTGCCAAAGAAAAATTCTGTCGATCAAGTACTTAAACTCGCTGAGGCAGTACAAGGTTTGATTGTGTACACCCCAGGACAAACCAACTTTGCTACGACTGCCGCACAATCCTTTGCCATGAAAACGGGCGTCTGCCAAGATCATGCCCACATCATGTTAAGTCTATGCCGCGCATCGGGTGTGCCCGCTCGATATGTCAGCGGATATTTCTTTGCCGAAGAATCCCCTAACCTTGCCAGCCATGCTTGGATCGACTTTTGTAGTGATATTGAAAAAGGGATCTGGACTAGTGTGGATATTACCCACGCTTGCTTAATTGATTCGCGCCATATACGCCTTGCTATAGGTAGGGATTACTACTCTGCCGCCCCAGTTAAAGGGGTGCGCTCTGGCGGTGGCGGTGAAGAGCTCAGTGCCAATATATCGATACAGCAACTCAGCTAA